One bacterium DNA segment encodes these proteins:
- the gluQ gene encoding tRNA glutamyl-Q(34) synthetase GluQRS yields the protein MAYRGRFAPSPTGDLHLGSLATALVAWLRARAQGGRLLLRVEDIDTPRVIAGSEARQLDDLRWLGLDWDEGPDVGGAVGPYRQSERAAYYEAALARLAGLGVLYLCDCSRAEIARSASAPHAGEEGPPYPGTCRRFGMRVREWKRPPAVRLAVPQRTIAIDDAVQGRVTQDVAREVGDLVLKRGDGVYAYQLAVVVDDLEMGITEVVRGADLLASAPRQALLAEMLGGRPPGWLHVPLVLAPDGARLQKRTPSHLLADARRIGASPAVVVARLGRALGLTSEAEATPRLLLEAFDLKPLRGRREIRLDVA from the coding sequence ATGGCCTACCGCGGCCGCTTCGCCCCCTCGCCGACGGGCGATCTCCACCTCGGCTCGCTGGCCACGGCCCTGGTCGCCTGGCTGCGGGCGCGCGCGCAGGGCGGGCGCCTGCTGCTGCGGGTCGAGGACATCGACACGCCGCGGGTGATCGCCGGCAGCGAGGCGCGCCAGCTCGACGACCTGCGGTGGCTCGGTCTGGACTGGGACGAGGGGCCCGACGTCGGCGGCGCGGTGGGACCGTACCGCCAGTCGGAGCGGGCGGCCTACTACGAGGCGGCGCTGGCGCGCTTGGCCGGGCTCGGCGTCCTCTACCTGTGCGACTGCTCGCGCGCCGAGATCGCGCGCAGCGCCAGCGCGCCGCACGCCGGCGAGGAGGGGCCGCCATATCCGGGCACCTGCCGCCGCTTCGGCATGCGGGTGCGCGAGTGGAAGCGTCCGCCGGCGGTGCGGCTGGCGGTGCCGCAGCGGACGATCGCCATCGACGACGCCGTGCAGGGCCGGGTGACGCAGGACGTCGCGCGGGAGGTGGGGGACCTCGTGCTCAAGCGCGGTGACGGCGTCTATGCCTATCAACTCGCGGTGGTGGTCGACGACCTCGAGATGGGGATCACCGAGGTGGTGCGCGGCGCCGACCTGCTGGCCTCGGCGCCGCGCCAGGCGCTGCTCGCCGAGATGCTCGGCGGGCGCCCGCCCGGTTGGCTGCACGTGCCGCTCGTGCTGGCGCCCGACGGCGCCCGCCTGCAGAAGCGCACCCCGAGCCACCTCCTGGCGGACGCTCGCCGGATCGGGGCGTCTCCGGCCGTGGTCGTGGCGCGCCTGGGGCGCGCCCTCGGTCTGACGAGCGAAGCGGAGGCGACCCCGCGCCTGCTCCTGGAGGCGTTCG